Genomic window (Oryza sativa Japonica Group chromosome 3, ASM3414082v1):
CTATTTTGTAGCTGCCCTCTTAAACAAGACGATTGGTCTACCTGTATGCTATGATATACACTTGTGTTTATTGTCTTCGAAAGGTATAGCATCATGTAGTGGCCCTCGCCTAATTAGGCCCAGGTACACGGCCCATCTGCGATCAGTGTAGTTGAACTGTTTGTTGAGAGTTGAGACCCGAGAGAGCaccggagagagagggcgccgcAATGGAGGGTTCCGGTGCTCAACctgtcggcggcgcggcggcggcggcggcggcgccgaagcgGAACAACATGGACTACACCCTCGCGGCGCTGAAGCTCTTCGGTTGCCAGCTGGCCGGCGCCACCGAGGCCCCTCCCTCGGAGTCGGACGGCACCTCGCAGGCCCAGATGCTCTACGGCATCCGCTTCCAGCGCGTCTGGCTCCAGGTCGCCTCCCCACCATTCCCTATTCCCCCCATCTCCTAGCTCCATCTCTCCCTGACGACTTGTGGCGGCAGGCAGGGCGTGGTGGTGCTGGCGGACTACCGCGACGGCGCCGGGCACATTCTTGTGGATGACGGCTCCTGCGTCGCCGAGATCACGCTCACACCGAAGGAGGCCGAGGGGCAGCCATGGCGAGAAGGTTTGTTTCTTTGCTCGTGGcgtcccctttttttttgttggaaaaTCGTCAAAATGCACATATAGTTGTGCAGTTGTGGATTAATCATATTAGTTGTATCATGTGATTCATGGCGGGACGGATTGAGATTTCCATCAACTCTGGAACCATACACTATCCTAATAATCACTAGTTCGCCATTAGGGTGGCTATCAAAACCTAACTTATTGTCAGGGCATGTTTGTCCTTAGATGGTAACATGTGTTATTTACGAGAATGCTATTGGTTTACAAGCATATTGTTCAAAATAGTTTTGCGCTTCATGCTTGATTTCTCATCTGCCATGTGGTGCTATGGTACCATCCAATTGGCATGCCGAATTTGCTGGCAAAGTGGAGTGGAGTGCTACTTAATCTTTTGCGCAGCTTTTAGCCTTTTACTCTGTTTGTGCTGTAGACCTATAGCCATTTTGGTACTTTTCCTGGATCCTGATTCATTTGCTCTAGTTGATGCCCTATTTTATTCTGTAGGCATGTATGTGATGGTTCTTGGGTCATATAGTGGAAAGGAATCTCTTCCTCGGGCCAATCGGCCAGTGATTAAGGTTACTTCCCTCATTCTTTGTGTGTCCCTACCTTCTCGGTTTTCACATGCATATTTCTTTCTATAcagtatatttattttgttttttctgtcCATATAGTTATTTCAAAGTTTGAACATCGCCAACATTTGCAGTTTAAACCTTGCTTGGTCAAATGAtttaaaagaaaggaaaagagaacTAGACTCCTAGATTTAGCTTGTAAAATAAATACTAATCCATCCTAGTGATCTCACTTTCTGGAGCCTTCAATCTCTAGATTCTATAGCGTTAGGAGTAAGAACGAGTTGAAGAGCAAGATCCGTGTCTAATCACACGAGCATATTGATAATTAGTGCCAAATTAGAGTTAATTAACCTAAATTTGGTGATACTGATGAGAAGAAGACCCTTGATTCATCCGGGATCATATTACTTCAACTTCGTATTACTATTACAGAAACAAAGTGGTTACATATTGTATCATTGTGCTTGTTATCTGTCCATATCAGATTGTAGGAGCCATTTATATATCAAAATCTTATTTGAAGTGTAATTTTTCCATTATCTATTACTCTGTCAGTTCTCTATAAGCAAATGCAATTATCATATCTCTTTCGATTGTTAGTTTGCTCAACTTCGCGTATCCAACAGTTCTATTTTGTTCCCAACACCCTGTGTTCAATTTGTAGGCAATTGCCATCTTCATGATGTATTCATTATAATTGAAGAGACAATTTAATAGGTAAAGGAGTCTTAATgcaaatctttggttcatgccTTTCTGGTTGCTGTTTGTGTTCAAGTGATAACCGTAGCTGAAAAGCTTGAAACCATGAATACATGATTTCTTTTAGAAAGCTCCATTCGGTTTAGTTAGTGATATGAAACATAACCTGACATTCTGAACACATTTGTTGAAAGAACAAGGGATTACTAATACTACTATGTACTGCATTTGGAGCTTTATTGGTTGATTACATTCGAGATAATTTTTCTGAATTTTGGCCAACATTAGTCTGCAAAAGTGGGTGTTAGATCTGGAGATTTGAAGAACTTTCTACTCAGCTGTCAATTTTACATAACATTATTCTTGAGCCAACCTAAATTTGAGGGAAATGACCATAGTAGAAACAACTAGTAACTTTGACATTGACCAATCAGCATGGTGGTAACAACAGTTGCAGGGTTGCAGCAGAGTGACGGGTTACTGACAAGTTGCAATCTGTAATCCCCTTGCAATGGTCATCTTTGCTGAACCATGTATTTCCTGATTATGTGACAGGCTTGCAATAGCTACTGAAATCATGTGGAAGGCTTGTTCTTGCATGTATTAAGTATCAACCACGCTCTCTTCTATTTTGGTGACATGAAAAGACAAGGATAAGATGGTGGCTCATTTTTGTTGTTCATACTTTTAATCTAGTACACTTTTGCTTGGGTTAGATTTAGGCATTGGCAAAACATATCTAGGCAGATTACTGTAGTTGTCACTTTCAATTCTCAAAAAAGAACTAGAAACTAAGTTCTGTTGTTGGGCTTCAGCCTTAAGACGTACAAGCACTTAAACATTACCCACTGCATTAGTTTTCCTGAGGACTCTTATCAGCATCTTGCTTTTAACGACTTTGAACTTGATTGTTGCAGGTGCATAAGCTAGTCGATCTTTCCGCGCAGCCCGACCGTGAATCAATGTGGTACATGGAAGTAGTTGAGGCCTTCAACTTCTTTTACTTGCAGTTCTCGGCTGCTAGCCCACTGATGAAGCGCTAGTGTCCCTGACCTCTTGTTCTCTCCAGTGCTCAGATGCTTCGTTTGGCTGTAGGCCTGTAGGCTGTAGCCCTTCCTAACACTTGTCCAGTGCCTATTTTTAACGGGTAGTTTTTGTTAGGGCTAATATGTACTCCTTCGAGCATCTCACATTGTGGTCGTTCATGTCGTGGATGGGTTTATTTGGGAGACGTAAACTTTTATCCCAAAGAAACTTGTCCAGAGTAATACTAACCTTTCATGTTGGTAAAAGAGAATGAATTCTCAGATGCACTCAGAAATCCTTTTTGTGCCATTGATAACATGAAAGAAATCTGCAAACTTTTTTATGGCGTATACCTGAATAGTAAGTAGGGTTCGCTTTAGCATTTGTCTCACCTGGTTGCTTTGTAGCCAACAAaattggcattgccaaattatTTGGCTTACTTGAATATCAAAATACTACCTCCGGCCAGTTATATTCATGGTTTTAGAGAAAAGTCCTGGCTTATTTTCTTTGTAATTTCAGTTCAAAGGGATTTTCCAGAAATTACCGCTCATTGAGTTGAACTACTCGGCATCGGGagcattttcattttctttgtaaTTTGGATATTTGGTTGTCCTAAATGTCAATTAATTATATCCAGAGGGAGTATAACTTCTTAAAGTTGGTAAGCAGACCAGACAAATCATAGCTATTTTTCGCCAAAAATTTGAGGAGGTGACTAGGGATCGGTCGTCCGATCCAAATCTccaaaaatcgggcgctgacgtcagtgCTACCCATATGTGTAAAACCactttaaactaatttttttctcttctaaaattttttttctcttaaattatttatccaaatcatgatccgattgcaccattaaattcgttgtaattaaatattcaaaacaagaccacacatggatatatttcgacgaaatttttttagcttattattgactttttttaaaatgttgcacgatgttccaccagttatatcggaattgtttcactaagtagaacGGAAATATTTCAATCGTTagaatcgggtgttgtttcaccttatataaaaacaatgtttcagcaaataacgaaaaaaaagtttcaattcactgcaacattagaaccgtacatagtgaaacattataagtacactaagtgaaacatttttttggtggaaaaaaaagaaacgaattccgagggtttccaaaatatatggatgatttgttgcaatggagtatttcaattcactgcaacattagatctatagaTAGTGAATCATTATGAGTGTAGTAGATGAAACATTTTCGGTGGAACaacaaataaaccaaattctctTAACAAAGGGTTTTtaaaatatgtgggtaatttgtTGTAATAGGGTTGTGTGTGTGGACACGTGGTGGACCAGGGAAGAGCGCGCGTGCATGGGGTGGGGGGGGGTGCCCGAGTTCTGCTCCCCCGCCCGATCACCCGATGGCAATCATTCTCGAAAATTTTAGCAAAAACCAATTTTTGTCCTTCCCAAAAAAATCCGGCAAGGCTGAAAATAGCATGAACCAAACAAACAAGCCGAGACGGGACGGGGCTAAATATAGcgaccctccgccgtcgctaTACGACGTCGACGCTACGGAGTACTCAATAACTCAAACGACGGTATAGTAGTAGCCAGATCATATCTAATCCATGCCGGTGGACACTgccagtgggacccacatgggtccTCTGATCTCCAGTACCTTCATATTCCGGGCTGGAGAAGACGACGAAACAGAGGAACAGCTGGCAGCCCACCCCACCATGAATAGAACTGGGCCCCACCAGCCAGAAGTAACGGACAAACGTCATCCCACCGGAGCATCCGCCCCCGTCCGATCCGCGatcggacggcccagatcgcccccgCCCGCGCGAGCCCGCTCAGCCACCAGCTCATCTACTGGATAGCATTTTCCCTTGCCGCTTCTTCCTtctcgcctcgccgtcgtcgccttcaaCTTCGAGGCGAGAAGCGCgagatcccaaaaaaaaaaaaagaaaaaatagaaaaaaaaaacaagcgagGAACAGGAGAAGCGCCGCGGCAGCTAGCTGCCACgtggacctcgccgccggcgtcgccgccgccgccgcgcgtggaTGCCCCCGCGGAGCCCGCGCCCATGGCGTCCGTTTCGTCGTCCCCGTCGTACTCGTCGCaggccgccgtcctcctcctcctccaccagccGCCGCACCagcacgggcacggcggcgcgtGCCTCCGGTACCGCGGCTCGCAGTCGCAGGGGAGGGGGAATGCCGTAGCTACGTCGCTGGGGCTCTCCGCGGCAGGGCGGGGCGGAGCGGGGGGCCTcctcctgctgccgccgctgcccgcgctgcgggcggcggaggggaaGGATGGGCGGGCCGTGAccaaggatgaggaggaggaggcggcggcggcggcggtggaggagg
Coding sequences:
- the LOC9270058 gene encoding uncharacterized LOC9270058, with product MEGSGAQPVGGAAAAAAAPKRNNMDYTLAALKLFGCQLAGATEAPPSESDGTSQAQMLYGIRFQRVWLQGVVVLADYRDGAGHILVDDGSCVAEITLTPKEAEGQPWREGMYVMVLGSYSGKESLPRANRPVIKVHKLVDLSAQPDRESMWYMEVVEAFNFFYLQFSAASPLMKR
- the LOC9270058 gene encoding uncharacterized isoform X1 → MEGSGAQPVGGAAAAAAAPKRNNMDYTLAALKLFGCQLAGATEAPPSESDGTSQAQMLYGIRFQRVWLQGVVVLADYRDGAGHILVDDGSCVAEITLTPKEAEGQPWREGMYVMVLGSYSGKESLPRANRPVIKAIAIFMMYSL